A stretch of Oncorhynchus gorbuscha isolate QuinsamMale2020 ecotype Even-year linkage group LG24, OgorEven_v1.0, whole genome shotgun sequence DNA encodes these proteins:
- the LOC124012651 gene encoding protein AF1q-like → MLVKSNSEYDSFLYWRQPISAPDLSELEDLGVTKSKPTKKSKKATKKQNAALAKQRKQQEAELLEYTTFNYWREPIPSINLLDFNLLL, encoded by the coding sequence ATGCTGGTGAAATCAAACAGCGAGTATGACTCCTTCCTCTACTGGAGACAGCCCATCTCCGCCCCGGACCTGTCCGAGCTGGAAGACCTGGGTGTGACCAAAAGCAAGCCAACCAAGAAGAGCAAGAAGGCCACCAAGAAACAGAATGCCGCCCTAGCCAAGCAAAGGAAGCAGCAAGAGGCCGAATTGTTAGAGTACACCACCTTCAACTACTGGAGAGAGCCTATCCCCAGCATCAACCTCCTCGACTTCAACCTGCTTCTGTGA